In Bacteriovorax stolpii, a single genomic region encodes these proteins:
- a CDS encoding tRNA dihydrouridine synthase, with translation MNNFDVFPKKSLLFAPMEGITDEPYRIALMKTFPEWDHLFTDFLRVPTVGKVTERMIVEHYGERILKNPEWRKKNSFQILTTERAQTKDVVDILESLKMDHLDLNLGCPSKKVNSHFGGAYLLSNHKALSHVLKTIRSNFTGHFSVKMRIGYRDDSNFSDTLKLIQDEGVEAITLHARTRDQLYKGVADWSYIKKAVEEVKVPLIGNGDIWIAEDIENVFKETKCHSVMFGRSALKTPWLAKIYKDYVEDDGNIDDTYLLYERKKYLELYFDALMVEYRQIGWADNLILKRFKSFSRNLFDDYEDFETIRGSFLRAETLEQFLGHLYALKG, from the coding sequence ATGAATAATTTCGACGTGTTTCCTAAAAAATCCCTGCTCTTCGCGCCTATGGAAGGCATCACCGATGAGCCCTATCGCATTGCTCTCATGAAGACTTTTCCTGAGTGGGATCATCTTTTTACGGATTTTTTGCGCGTTCCAACTGTCGGTAAGGTGACTGAAAGAATGATCGTCGAACATTACGGCGAGCGCATCCTGAAAAATCCTGAATGGCGAAAGAAAAACTCATTTCAAATTCTCACCACAGAGCGCGCGCAAACAAAAGACGTCGTCGATATTCTCGAGTCATTAAAGATGGATCATTTGGATTTAAATCTTGGATGCCCTTCTAAAAAAGTAAACTCACACTTTGGCGGTGCTTATTTATTATCCAACCACAAAGCGCTCTCGCATGTTTTAAAAACCATTCGCTCAAACTTTACCGGACATTTTTCGGTTAAAATGCGCATCGGCTACCGCGACGACAGCAACTTCTCTGACACGCTTAAATTAATCCAGGATGAAGGTGTTGAGGCCATCACTCTTCACGCCCGCACACGCGATCAACTTTATAAAGGTGTCGCAGACTGGAGCTACATTAAAAAAGCAGTTGAGGAAGTGAAAGTTCCTCTCATTGGAAACGGCGATATCTGGATTGCTGAAGACATTGAGAATGTTTTTAAAGAAACAAAATGCCATTCAGTCATGTTTGGAAGAAGTGCGCTTAAGACACCATGGCTTGCTAAAATTTATAAAGACTATGTAGAAGATGACGGCAACATCGACGATACTTATCTTCTTTACGAAAGAAAGAAATACCTCGAGTTGTATTTTGATGCTCTGATGGTTGAGTACAGACAAATTGGCTGGGCAGACAACCTAATCCTCAAGCGTTTTAAATCTTTCTCGCGCAATTTATTTGATGACTATGAAGACTTCGA
- a CDS encoding hemolysin family protein — MEPPLEYLVSSYEIFALILCFIAAAFFSAAEAALLSIGVDRARQLIEEGGSKGKAMAFMILRPSELLATILVGNNIANILAGSITTSITAAYTGSSIVGIALGLTTVIIIIFGEIIPKTIGRTHAEKFSVIVIRSLQICFYLLYPVIKSIVWFIGTILGDSAEVTGRMVTKDDIEFMISKAEKERTMDSKQIDLLSSILEFPMIKVKDIMISRVRVNYAQVTWSFEEMMNYVRETGNSRYPVVDGELENIVGFLHVKDLAFVTDEEKKNFKMEKLLKPPFFVYEHMKIQSVFDHMNRKKVHLALVKDENGTVVGIVTLEDIIEEIFGEIHDEHDDVEEIEKGLEEANLEDGIVVAGDISLRELYSDYDIKIPLNDNYSTLAGFMLDMLGNTFPEQDQIIVWEGLSFNLEIVEEYVIKQIRIKDVDGEKHIFSKKEHAELVEKNDIEASLNLQEKE, encoded by the coding sequence ATAGAACCCCCGCTTGAATATTTAGTCTCTTCCTACGAAATCTTCGCTCTAATCCTTTGTTTTATCGCAGCCGCTTTTTTCTCAGCAGCTGAAGCCGCACTTTTATCTATCGGTGTAGACCGCGCCCGCCAGCTCATTGAAGAAGGTGGATCCAAAGGTAAAGCTATGGCATTTATGATCTTAAGGCCCTCAGAGCTTCTTGCGACTATCCTTGTAGGAAATAACATCGCCAACATTCTTGCCGGATCGATTACAACATCTATCACGGCAGCTTACACCGGAAGTAGTATCGTCGGTATCGCTCTTGGTTTAACTACAGTTATCATTATTATCTTCGGAGAGATCATTCCGAAGACCATTGGTAGAACACACGCTGAAAAATTCTCAGTCATTGTTATTCGCTCACTGCAAATCTGTTTTTATCTTTTGTACCCGGTGATCAAATCAATCGTTTGGTTTATTGGAACAATTTTAGGAGATAGTGCTGAAGTTACCGGAAGAATGGTCACTAAAGATGATATCGAATTTATGATTTCGAAAGCAGAAAAAGAAAGAACGATGGACTCAAAACAAATCGATCTTCTTTCTTCAATTCTTGAATTCCCAATGATTAAAGTTAAAGACATCATGATTTCTCGAGTAAGAGTCAACTACGCCCAAGTGACCTGGAGCTTTGAAGAGATGATGAACTACGTGAGAGAGACTGGAAACTCACGTTACCCGGTTGTTGATGGAGAGCTAGAAAACATCGTTGGATTCCTGCACGTAAAAGACCTCGCCTTTGTTACTGATGAGGAAAAGAAAAACTTTAAAATGGAAAAACTTTTAAAGCCACCTTTCTTCGTTTACGAACACATGAAGATCCAGTCGGTTTTTGATCACATGAACAGAAAGAAAGTGCACTTGGCATTAGTGAAGGATGAAAACGGAACGGTTGTCGGTATCGTTACTCTGGAAGATATCATCGAAGAGATTTTCGGTGAAATTCATGATGAGCATGATGACGTTGAAGAAATTGAAAAAGGACTTGAGGAAGCTAACCTGGAAGACGGTATTGTCGTTGCCGGGGATATCTCTTTAAGAGAACTTTATAGTGATTACGACATTAAGATTCCTTTGAATGATAACTACTCAACACTGGCCGGGTTTATGCTCGATATGCTGGGGAACACATTCCCTGAACAGGATCAGATCATTGTTTGGGAAGGATTATCGTTTAACTTAGAAATTGTTGAAGAGTACGTAATCAAACAAATACGCATTAAAGACGTCGATGGCGAAAAGCATATTTTCTCT
- a CDS encoding NUDIX hydrolase — protein sequence MKKNLTVSIAIFIKDVEAESFKVWTQVRLEEGALYGKLEFPGGKIEVGETPEGACRREVHEEVDLLLPQDEKLVLFKYQDYSVEHKNICLFVFISKFQDLPAEKGQWLTIPYNEKSASLQGKIPPINHVIIDDLAVYIKTQFEQGALQYLWQQ from the coding sequence TTGAAAAAAAATCTCACCGTTTCTATTGCGATTTTTATCAAAGACGTAGAGGCCGAAAGCTTTAAGGTTTGGACCCAAGTGCGCCTGGAAGAGGGGGCCCTTTACGGTAAGCTGGAATTTCCAGGTGGAAAGATCGAAGTAGGCGAAACTCCGGAAGGGGCCTGTAGAAGGGAAGTCCATGAGGAAGTGGATCTGCTTCTTCCACAGGATGAGAAGCTGGTTCTTTTTAAGTACCAGGACTACTCAGTGGAGCATAAGAATATTTGTTTATTCGTCTTCATTTCAAAATTCCAAGACTTACCAGCGGAAAAAGGGCAGTGGCTCACAATCCCATACAATGAAAAATCAGCTTCTTTACAAGGGAAGATTCCCCCGATAAACCATGTCATTATCGATGATTTAGCTGTATATATAAAAACACAATTCGAACAGGGCGCGCTTCAATACTTATGGCAACAGTAG